TAGCATCCACTCAAATCTTTACATATAGCCGTTTGCATGATTATGTGCAAAATGGAATGTAAGCAAGTATTAGCGGAATTTATTATTCAATAGTGTTATTATTTAGGCTTAAAATGACTAAAAATGGTGTATTTTATATCTGTTATTATTCAGACAACACTTATACCTAGTAAAAAACGTGACATTTAAGCAAAATCGAGAAGGCGTATAAGTAATTTAAATGTATGAATAAATACCCTAGAATATAAgaccaaataaataaataacaatcaACATAGATAAACAAACACAAATAGATGAACTCACATGAACACAATTAAAATTTAAGGGTACATTTAGTGTAACAACCCAACTTTTCGGGTCATTACTTGTATCTGTCATTCCTTGCTTAATTGCTTGTACTCCCGAGATTTCGATTATCGCCATGGGTTAACTATTTTAAACTATATTTTTACGCATACTAAAAGCATTTTAAACGCACGGTTATAACGCTTATTCAAAACACAGTTATCGCATTTAACGCTATTCACAACGCATACTATTTACATCGCATGGTTAGACTAAACGCTATCACAACGCAACTCGAAACGCGGATTTACTTTTATGCATTCTAGTTATCACGTGCGTTagattgtgtgattatttgtttaatgttatgtggttatctcaACGCAACGCTTATACGCTCAACActtactcgcaactcgcttaaacgcaacgcaacgcttaacacACGAAaggaaagttggaaaactaactcgcacaacacggctgtccgaatggacatccgatcggatggccatccgaccgaaACGCCATTCGACTGAACGCACTTTTCCACCGCCTTAACCCTTCTCTCTCACATTATAAATAGTAACCGTACACGTCCTTTCACTAATTTGACGTCTCTATCCGACCACACGCACTCAAGTCACTCTCAGTCACTTTTAATCAAGATTCAAAGGCTATTTCGTATGTACttctcctcaaatcttgtacaatcaTTATCACCAatcacttctacatcatcttctccatcaaaatccCACACAAACACTTAATTTTTCTCTGAAATCactgatttggacctcttgaaggtggttCCCACCGTTTTGCTCCTGCAAACGGCTAAGGATCATCTTATTCATCAAGATTggttcagatctaaaggatttccacactaTTCAACCAAATCTCAACAAGATCTCAACACTTTTAAGCTGTTTACagcttttcttcaacttttctactcaaaaccgatggaatcggGACCCAAATTGACCTTAGGCTCGTCCCTTAGTCTATAGCCGActtgaaaacggatttccaccggagagatGACCGATTTACGGGTCAGACATGAAACTTCGTCAAGAACAGTGAAtctgatcgaatggggtgattcccatccgatcgaatgaacTGGATCTTGGTATGTTTCCGTTGCTTGACATGTCATCACGCCGTCTCCGTTAAACCTCAAACTTTTTAACTTAGAAAATTTCACAAGTTTTCGAACAACAGAATCACCCACTCGAaaggccatccgatcggatgaccatccgatcggatgaccattcgaccaAGTGACCTGTCCCTTTTATAATTCCCAATACTTAAACACTTTTAAGGAAACTTCAAACTTAACAATTTTCCAAAACAACACACACATTCGAttggccatccgttcgaatggttATCCGCTCGAATGGGAACCTATCCGTTCGACTCACCATTCGAAACTTAACTCATTCGACACTCTGTTTACACGTTGTTCAACGCTTACGCTACTGTTCTATGCTCAGTCTAACTCCACGCGCTCCCTTTAATCCAAGTCTGTGTTTGCTAGCTAaacacgcactgtgagtatactcgaacccattttcttttaacgcacttttggaTGTTCCATACGTTCTATATCAAACCACAtaaacacacaacgcaaacactttacaACGCTAACCGCTCCCGTATGTTATACGTGATCTAtgaatgcttgttactatgcttatacagtgttacactataccgcctctagcaacgatagtactatagtttggactcagcacctgtcgtggacaggggttgctagggatcacatttCTTTATTTCACATGTTCGTTGAACATGTGTCGTGTatactctacaacgcagtctcGTGGTTAAGTGTGAACATAGTTTTGATAGTTACCTGCTTCACCCGTTACGtgatacatgttggttatgcgtaaacgctttctaTACTATATGCTATTCAAACTTGTGCACTAACCTTTACATTCTATGTATtcactttattttaacgtatgtgccAGGTTGATAGGATTGCTATGCTGTGACGAATCGAGATAGGCAGTCTAGAAACTACATCAAtagaaatctaggttgtcggacttGTTTTGTTCGAGAGAAACtcgttatctgtaataatttctTGTTGAATATTTGTTGATTGGTATGGGACAATTAACCTTTAAAATATTGGTAacaaatagttgttatggatctcttgagcaatctggttcgcctagtgtcgcgtcccgatgtttccgccatcggttggggtgtgacatttagcCATGGTCTAAAATGTCGTTAGATGTTCCCTAATCGGAGTTGGTAATACTCGGCTTAGGCGAAGAGCACCCAAGGGGTAATCAGCCTAAACGAAGAATACTCATGTCTCGACAGCCTACCTTATATCAAGTACTCGACCTTCCTTTAGCCCATCTACAAAATATCTACACACAATGTAAAAACCATACGTAAACATTCCTAATAGGCCACAACCTAaatatcatcatcatattcactaaatcccacaaataaaaaaaaactaacgtaGGGTCTGAAGTGAGGAGAGTAAGATGTAGACGGCTTTATCTCTGCCCCATAGAAATAGAGCCTTACTCCGAGTAAGAGCCCCGCTcaaagatgtagacagccttaacATAAGGCTGTAAAATATCGGTTTTGCCCTTAATAggaaaaaattaaaaaggttATCGTGTTGTTGACTGTTGAGGGTTATCATCATCTCCTCCAAACAGggtttaaaaaataataattgaaGCGAGTGGCGGCGATCGGCGATGGGTAATCCAAAGCAGAAATGGACGGCGGAGGAGGAAGAAGCCCTACGCGCCGGCATCGCTAAACACGGCACCGGAAAATGGAAGAACATCCAGAAAGATCCCGAGTTCAACCACCTCCTACATTCTCGCTCCAATATCGATCTCAAAGtctgtatatatatgtatatgtactATATCTATATGTTTATAAATATTCATTCAGATGAATTTGTTTTGTATCAACTTCCTTTGTGCTATTGAAGATGTATTGATTTTAAGTTAATATGTAATTGTAGACCGATTTCCCCTTTGTTGACGTTAGGATTTAAACATAGTGCTATACGTGCCGATTTAGGGTTTCGAAACCGAAATATATTTTTGAAGTTTTGAGGAAATTTTGAAATTAGATTTATGAAATAGGCATAACCTGGTGCTAAACCTGCAACAAAGAGTGCTTGGAACTACTTAGAGTTTCAATTTGGGGGCGAAAGCGGTTTGATCAAACCGCTTTCACCTACAGTGTAAAATGTAAGTAGTCTTAAGTACTCTTTGTTGTAGGTTTAGCACTAGGTTATGCCTATTTCATATATCTAATTTCAAAATATTCTCAAAACTTTAAAAATATATTTCGAGTTCGAAACCCTAAATCAGCACGTATTACACTATGGTTGAATACTAATGTCAACACAGGGGAAATCTGTTTACGATTACCGTCTAACTCAAAACCGATCCAACTTCAATAGCGCATAGGAATTTCATACGAAACAAATTCATCTGGATGATAAGTGGAGTTGAAGTATTTGTTTTCGGCTTATCCTAAGTTTTATGCATATGAACGGTCTGATTGTAGGATAAATGGAGGAATATGAGTGTAAGTGCAAATGGCCAAGGTCCTAGGGAAAAATCGAGAACACCGAAACCAAAATGTAACACGGATTCGCCTGCTATGCCGTTGGCCATTCCACAAGCTCATGGTCCTTCACCTCCAGTTGCAGTTGATCCAGTATCGACTGACTTGAATATGGATGATGGTTCAAAATGCTTACTAGATGGGAAGACAGCTTCAAAGTATGTTACTTACTTTCTCACTGGTTATTAGATATTGTAAGGGATAATATATGTGGAGGCTGCCCAATTATTCAACTGTTTAGTGTTTACATTGATGTCATGTCGTCACGATGTACACTGAAACAACTTTATAGGCACACATGTATATATAGTTGGTTTCGTTTAACCAGCTATGACTCTACATTATCTAATAAATTAACATCATAAGATTTGTTTGCTATCGTGTctaatttttttaacttttcttgAGCTTTATAGTGGAACTATCTAATATCATAGAAGGTATGCAAAAAAATATTATAATCATATTTTCTTTCGTGTATACAAGTGCTAATATCTAGCTCAGCACATCTGATCATGAATTACATGTATTAGTAAATACACTTGTTTGTGCAGTTGAATGAAATCATCGGCACTAAGAACAGAAGTCTGATTGTTGTAGTGTATTTTCAagtgtcatcatcatcatcatcatcatactcagtaaatcccaccaatagcaaatctaaggtagggtctgaggagggtatgatgtagacagccttacctctactccgtaggaatagagaggctgcttccagtgtgaaggggtatggtcccaaaaagtcgcgcaaacctcataacaggttgcacgtgagaccatactccttagcatAACAACTTGATAATAACAGCCTCGCGCAACTTACGTCACATTATGACTTAGCCCCGCGCGAGGAAGAGCACATAATGAAGACAGATAGCAACACTTAGCATGAAAACAATGGTATAAGTGAACACACtagccccgcgcgggttagtcGCCACCAAGCAAAGTCATCTTCATAAGAAGACGCGCTGTTACCTACAGAGGTACACAGGGTACGAGTGGCAGGAAAAAGAGCCAATgaacgtccagcaggctctgttcaatcgtgcgccacgatcttctgacgataagtacacaaggacgcctacacggcaccaatcaagagacggggacaactgtcccacgatctccacttgtctgctgatgacagaagggacaacaaggccgacaacaatgacacgtggctccaatcaaggtgcgccagcaccgacgagcatctagaagccactaagcagtcgaggccagcgaggcaaagagcatattcgttgtccgtttctggcccaaggcccatcagcccacaacctcttacaccactctggctataaatagagaactCCATCCCTCAGGTTATTCATTCTATTCTCTCGGCTCTCACTCTTtactacttaattactctcaaagcaatcgcttattctcacgccggagcccggttaagagggaaacccccacattcccctcttaacgagtaacggtgttctgttttgcaggttgagtaaccagtcggagctcaaatacctaaaagaagattaacctccatgaaaggaacataaacccatctaattaataccttaattagatctctgtttcttcattggcgcccaccgattttctctataaccaccctcatcttctttatttgagcctttgacatcttttcatccttcgactatgactggtcaaggaatcTTTCCAGAGTTCGGCTTCGGAGCCAACTCCAACACGGCCTTGGGTGAAGGAGTCCAAAACCTCCAAGCCCAAATCGAAGAGATAGGTGAAGTTGAGATCACCAACACGGGGGGTCAGCGTGGGAGCGTTACCCGTATCACACAAATGGCTACCCCAGGTAACAACGGCGAAGGACCGTCCAACCCGGTAccacctcaaaatgtatctgcattacttggcttaccagagggcgaaaccccagcctcgtggtatgccaagaacatcgccactatcaatgcagcataccaatcgctcatcgcgcagcaagcagtgttgacggcagaaccgtccttggtcactcctcctagtcagggggtgcgccaaatgccACCACCAGCCAATCTTCAAGTCAGAaccaacaggcctccccctacaagacgtgtaagcgtacaagacacgcgcgatacaagaggggaaacggatagtcactatgaatatccgtcgaaccttcaacgaggccctgttcacagccggctcacgccgcgcaacatgaacaatgaatgggaaGAAACCGACCCATATGATCCTACATGGGAAGGTGATGAAGAGTCGTCAGTCTTCAATCGTTTACCAAAAAACCACGAGTACTAtaagccaagacaacacattggctaTACAGAAGAGgctgaaagagatttccgcctggcttacaggccagcggaagctgcggaacactccaagtttatcccgaaaatcgcactcgcaccactctcacgagagaagctacccccaaccgttgggaaattcaatgggttgacTGACACAGACGAccacgtcagaacattcacgagtgtgggctgcatgggaggttggaacatgcccatgtggtgccacctgttcattcaaacgctgaccggagcggctcgcgcctggtttgacagccttccgccCGGAAAAATTAAGTCATGGACAGACTTCAAGACACAATTCTTAAGCTAttttagccaacaacgtcgctatCAGCGTGATACGGCAGAAGTAGAAGACATATGGCGAAgggatggtgaaggtctggaggacttcatcacgcgtttcaacaaagaatgtttagagattggcggcgtcagtgagcaactcatgcgctgccacttcaagaaggctatacgctgtgatagcctcattagaaccatcacaggcaaagatgggATGCCAAAAGAGTGGGATAAACTGATGGAAGCAGCAAAGATCGTCGCGCAAACCGAGGAgtcccttgctggtggaaagggTTATTACTCCGAAGATCGATTTTCAAGAGCAAACGAGAGGCcgcgcgacaacaacaacaacaagcgcaaCAAGTACAAGAGTCATGACTGGAAGTCTGAGAGACCCAGAGGCCGCGACGACAGGCCACGttacagagaagatgcgcgagatacgattgaccgaatcggttacaagaaAGCAGTCAGAGACGACAACCGCgacaaacactggactccgctcacaaaaactccaaaagaggtgttgatgacggagaatgtcgatttcaaggcgccaaggccgatgacaaacaagaaagggcaagaccctaacttatactgcgattttcacaaagattcGGGGCATTTGACCGATGACTGCTACAGTTTGCGCCAGGAAATCGAAAGAGCGCTCAAAAGCGGCAAGctaagccatttagtgaagaatgCGCGCAAGGACACCCGTCAACTCCAGCGTCATGATGAAGGCAGCCACAAAAAGGTGAGACGgctagagactcacatggtcaacggaccaagatACACCGCGAGAGAAAAAGGCAAACGGCCCTACGAGCCTTCTTGGCAAGAACAGCAAGTCATATTCCCAGTAGTGCGCGGCGGTCCTCGCGCTACACGACCCGTCGTCATTACTGGTATAATTGGTCACTATGAAACAGAGTACATCTTCATCGACCCAGGAAGCACAGCCGACATCATCTACGAACAATGTTTCAATCAATTCGATGAAGAAGACaaagcgagactcgagccagtcgattatcctttgtcCGGCTTTTGCAACGAAATGGTCTTCCCTCTCGGCCAAatcagtttccccgtcacgctctctgacgggaaacactcaagaacaacaaccGTAAACTTCATGGTAATGCCAGTGAAGTCAAGACACGACGTACTCATCGGAAGGGAAACACAAGGCGAActaaacatggtgacttcaacACCTCATTCTGCAATAGGTTTCCCTACCAAGACAGGCGTAGCAATCATATACGCCAAGAAAGAAGTGATGTCAACTGAAGAGCTGCGCCCAACAAAAGCGGCGAAGGTCTCTACGACcgagccagaaaaatgggtctTAAACCGCAAGTACCCAGAACAGacagtgacaattggccacgccatttcgtcagacatcagaaaacgtttaaagcaactgctgttccgcaacatggatatatttgcctggacccCGTCAGACATGACCGGCGTCCCGCGCAACATAACTGAGCATTGCCTAAACACGTACCCTTCTGTAGAACCAAAAGTCCAGCGAAGGCGCAGCCTAGGCGCGGATAAGACAAAAGCGATGAATGAGCAAGTATGCGAGTTGCTCAAGGCGGGAATCCTGAGAGAGGTAAGATACCAAAGCTGGGTCGCGAACCCAGTAATGGT
The sequence above is drawn from the Helianthus annuus cultivar XRQ/B chromosome 12, HanXRQr2.0-SUNRISE, whole genome shotgun sequence genome and encodes:
- the LOC118484909 gene encoding telomere repeat-binding factor 4-like: MGNPKQKWTAEEEEALRAGIAKHGTGKWKNIQKDPEFNHLLHSRSNIDLKMNLFCINFLCAIEDDKWRNMSVSANGQGPREKSRTPKPKCNTDSPAMPLAIPQAHGPSPPVAVDPVSTDLNMDDGSKCLLDGKTASKYVTYFLTGY